From the Geothermobacter hydrogeniphilus genome, the window TTCTGCCCACCGTCGAGACGCAGTCCGGTCACATCGCCGGTGGTGGTTTCAAGGCCGAATTCCTGACAGTGCTCCTGGAAGCGGATCATCAGGTCGGGGCCGTCGATGCCGCCGGGGAACCCGGGGTAGTTTTCCACCTTGGTGGTCGTCATCACCTGGCCGCCCATGATCATTTTCTCGATCAGCAGGGTCTTCAGCCGGGCGCGCGAACTATAAAGACCGGCGGTCAGTCCTGCCGGGCCGCCGCCGATAATAACAACATCGTAGAGCTTGTCGGACATCTGTTCTTCTCCTTGGTAAAGTAGCGGCAACTCTAGCACATCGACCGGGCGGCTGTGAACCTTCCGACGATTTTTTGACTTGCCTGCAGCCGGGGCAGGCGCTAGCCTGTGGCGGTATGAAAGGATTGCGACGATTTCTGATCTGGGGGCTGGTCTTCTGTGTCCTGCTGGCGGGGATGGACCAGCTGCTGCTCAAGGTTCCTCTGCCGGCGCCGGGTGTGCGTGAGGTCCAGGTCTTCTACCGTGACTTCCGCAATCGACTGCTGGCCATGTTCGGGGCCACCGGTCGGCCGAGTATCGAACAGCTGATCGACGCGGCGGAGAAAAAACCGGCTGTCAAGCCGGCGACGGCCGTTGTCCCCTTGAAAACAGCGGTGCCGGCCGTCGGCAAGACGTACGTTCCGAGCCGGCGTTACCTCTACGTCGATCAGGACGGCGCCCTGCAGTTCGCCGATTCGCTGCAGCAGGTACCGCGGCGTTTCCGCGCCAGCGCCCAGCCCCTCAAGGACTGAGCCGTTCCCTTCTCACAAGGATTGCCCATGAACAGCGACGATAAGGATTTTGATCCGAATGAAGAGGAAGATTTCGCCGCCCTGCTGGAGCAGAGCCTGAGCACAACCGGTCTCCGCATCGAACCGGGACAGAAGGTCGAGGCGAAGGTTCTGCAGATCGGCAGCGAGTGGATTTTTCTCGATGTCGGCCAGAAAGGGGAGGGGGTCCTCGATGTCAGGGAGCTGCAGGATGCCGACGGGCGGCTGACGGTCACGGTCGGCGATACCCTGGCGGTTTACTTTATCTCCAGTGCCGGCGGCGAGTTGCGTTTCACCACCCGTCTCGGTGGCGGCGCTTCGGGCACCGAACAGCTGGAACAGGCCTGGCAGGGGGGGATCCCGGTCGAGGGACGGATCGAGAAGGAAATCAAGGGGGGCTACGAGATCCGCCTTCCCGGGGGCGTCCGATCCTTCTGTCCCTTCTCCCAGCTCGGTCTGCGGCGGGAGGAGAATCCCGAGACGTTGCTGGGCCAGACCCTGTCCTTCAAGATCAGCCAGTTCAGTGAGCAGGGACGCAACATTGTCGTTTCTCACCGCGAGATCCTGGAGGAGGAGCGGCGGCAACAGCGCGAGGAATTGCGGACAACCCTCAAGGATGGGCAGGTTGTTCAGGGGACGGTCACCAACATCCGTGATTTCGGCGCCTTCGTTGATATCGGCGGCATCGAGGGTCTGCTGCCGATTTCCGAAATCAGTTACGGGCGTGTCGAGGACATCAACGAAGTCCTCCATGTCGGCCAGCAGCTGGAGGTGGCGGTGAAGTCCTGTGACTGGGAAAACAACAGGTTTTCCTTCAGCCTGCGCGACACTCTGGCCGACCCCTGGGACCGGGTGGGAACCGTTTTCGCCGTCGGCACCACCCATACCGGCACCGTCTCGCGGCTGGCCAACTTCGGCGCCTTCGTCACCCTCGATGAAGGCCTGGACGGACTGCTGCACATCTCGAAACTGGGCGGCGGCCGCCGCATCAGGCATCCCAAGGAAGAACTGATGGTCGGCCAGCAACTGCGGGTGACCATTGAACAGGTTGATCGCGAGGCGCGGCGGATTTCCCTGGCTCCGGCGACGGAAGGCGAAACCGGAGAGCAGAACAGCTATCTCGAACAGCCCTCTTCCGGGGGGATGGGCACCTTTGCCGACCTGTTCAAGGCGGGGATGAAAAAGAAGTAGCCTTTTTCCACCCCCGGCAGCAGGAGGCCGAAAAACCACGCTCCCCAGGCTGAGCAAAAATGCCCAGATGCAAGGCGTCCGAAAGCCTGCGGAATAAGGCGTACCGGAAGGTACGTCGTTGACGCAGGGGGAGGACAACGCAGCAGATGGGCGTTTTTCCTCAGCCGACTAGGGCAACTTGCCGTAGACCTCCGGTCGCCGGTCATCGGCGCAGGGGATCTGGGCGCGATAGTCCTGCAGTTGCGCGAATTCGAATTCGGCAATCAGTTCGGTGTCGGTTGCCCCGGCTTCGGCAAGAACGTCGCCGCGCGGTTCAATCAGCAGGCTCATACCGAAAAAATCGAGTTTGCCCTGCACGCCGCAGCAGTTGGTGGCGGCGATGAAGAGCTGGTTCTCGATCGCCCGGGCGCGCAGCAGGGTTCGCCAGTGATCCTGGCGCGGTTTCGGCCATTCGGCCGGAAGACAGATGATCTCCGCCCCTTCCAGGGTCAGCTTGCGGAACAGTTCGGGGAAGCGCAGATCGTAGCAGATTGCCACGCCGAGCCGACCGACACGGGTCGTGACCACCAGACTCTCTTTTCCGGAACTCAGAAACCGGTCTTCCCCCATGAAGGAAAACAGGTGCAGCTTGCGGTAACGGCCCGCTACCCGCCCCCGGTCGATGACGTAGGCGGTATTGAAAACATTCTCCCGCTCTTTTTCCGGCAGGCTGCCGACAATGACCATCCCGCTCTCTTCGCTGATCCGACAGAGCTCGTCCAGGACCCGCGGCGTTTCCATCGCCAGTTCCGGCAGTCGCTTGTAGTCGTAGCCGCAACTCCACATTTCCGGCAGAACGGCCAGTTGCGCACCCTGATCGGCGACCCGGCCGAGGGCGGCTGTCGCCTTCACCAGATTTGTTTTAATTTCACCCAGGGCGATGTGGAACTGAAGACTGGATACCTTCACGCGAGACAGCATAAAACCTCTCTTTGAGAAAAACAGAACGCTGTTTTTATATATCGATTCAGAGTCCTGGAAGATGTGTCAAAGAATTATTATAGCCAACCCGCGGGCAGCCCACAAGCCCGGTCAGGGCCCCGGATTTGCTTGACACCCCCGGAGGGCGGTGCTACAAAACAAGGCGTTTTAAAGGTCCGTCGGGAGGAGACGGGCCTGCTTTTGTTCCACTGGCCACCCCGAAACATTCTGTCCGTGCCGCCCCCTGCCGGCCGGTGTGGATTCCAATCAGGCTTGCCTGTTCAGGA encodes:
- the rpsA gene encoding 30S ribosomal protein S1 translates to MNSDDKDFDPNEEEDFAALLEQSLSTTGLRIEPGQKVEAKVLQIGSEWIFLDVGQKGEGVLDVRELQDADGRLTVTVGDTLAVYFISSAGGELRFTTRLGGGASGTEQLEQAWQGGIPVEGRIEKEIKGGYEIRLPGGVRSFCPFSQLGLRREENPETLLGQTLSFKISQFSEQGRNIVVSHREILEEERRQQREELRTTLKDGQVVQGTVTNIRDFGAFVDIGGIEGLLPISEISYGRVEDINEVLHVGQQLEVAVKSCDWENNRFSFSLRDTLADPWDRVGTVFAVGTTHTGTVSRLANFGAFVTLDEGLDGLLHISKLGGGRRIRHPKEELMVGQQLRVTIEQVDREARRISLAPATEGETGEQNSYLEQPSSGGMGTFADLFKAGMKKK
- a CDS encoding carbon-nitrogen family hydrolase, whose protein sequence is MLSRVKVSSLQFHIALGEIKTNLVKATAALGRVADQGAQLAVLPEMWSCGYDYKRLPELAMETPRVLDELCRISEESGMVIVGSLPEKERENVFNTAYVIDRGRVAGRYRKLHLFSFMGEDRFLSSGKESLVVTTRVGRLGVAICYDLRFPELFRKLTLEGAEIICLPAEWPKPRQDHWRTLLRARAIENQLFIAATNCCGVQGKLDFFGMSLLIEPRGDVLAEAGATDTELIAEFEFAQLQDYRAQIPCADDRRPEVYGKLP